One segment of Streptomyces bathyalis DNA contains the following:
- a CDS encoding aldo/keto reductase produces the protein MTSNTGNSQKIATTRLGADGPEVGVQGLGCMGMSFAYGPTEDPDEARATLERALELGVNLFDTANVYGHNEGDNEKFIAPFIQSHRDEVVLATKYSLTRDPDEPTKRGIRNDPPYIRRCAEDSLRRLGIEAIDLYYMHRRDVSVPLEESVGAMAELVREGKVRYLGLSEVTAAELRTAQDVHPIAAVQSEWSLFSRDVEDAVVETARELGVAFVPYSPLGRGFLTGSFVNAETELTSDDFRNTQPRFTGGNASANAALLEPVRKIAESRGATPGQIALAWVQQQAALRGMTVVPIPGTRRRSRLEENAAATRIELTGDELALLEPIAGQVAGDRYADMSFTSAGRE, from the coding sequence GTGACTTCGAATACGGGCAACAGCCAGAAGATCGCGACGACACGGCTCGGCGCGGACGGTCCCGAAGTGGGCGTGCAGGGCCTCGGCTGCATGGGCATGAGCTTCGCCTACGGGCCCACCGAGGATCCCGACGAGGCGAGGGCCACGCTGGAGCGCGCGCTCGAACTGGGCGTCAACCTCTTCGACACGGCCAACGTCTACGGCCACAACGAAGGCGACAACGAGAAGTTCATCGCGCCCTTCATCCAGTCGCACCGGGACGAGGTCGTCCTCGCGACGAAGTACTCGCTGACGCGCGACCCCGATGAGCCCACCAAGCGGGGCATCCGCAACGACCCTCCGTACATCAGGCGCTGCGCCGAGGACAGCCTGCGGCGGCTCGGCATCGAGGCGATCGACCTGTACTACATGCACCGGCGGGATGTGAGCGTGCCGCTGGAGGAGTCCGTCGGCGCCATGGCCGAACTCGTACGGGAAGGCAAGGTCAGGTACCTCGGGCTGAGCGAGGTGACGGCCGCCGAGCTGCGCACGGCCCAGGACGTGCACCCCATCGCGGCGGTGCAGTCCGAGTGGTCGCTCTTCAGCCGTGATGTCGAGGACGCCGTGGTGGAGACGGCCCGTGAACTGGGCGTCGCCTTCGTGCCGTACTCGCCCCTCGGGCGGGGCTTCCTCACCGGGTCCTTCGTGAACGCCGAGACGGAACTCACGAGCGACGACTTCCGTAACACGCAGCCCCGATTCACCGGCGGCAATGCGAGCGCGAACGCGGCGCTGCTCGAACCCGTGCGGAAGATCGCCGAGTCGCGCGGCGCCACCCCGGGACAGATCGCGCTGGCCTGGGTGCAGCAGCAGGCCGCCCTGCGCGGGATGACGGTCGTCCCCATCCCCGGCACCCGCAGGCGGAGCAGGCTCGAGGAGAACGCCGCCGCAACCCGCATCGAACTCACCGGGGACGAGCTGGCGTTGCTGGAGCCCATCGCGGGTCAGGTGGCGGGGGACCGCTACGCGGACATGTCGTTCACCTCCGCCGGACGGGAATGA
- a CDS encoding MerR family transcriptional regulator: protein MTVTETETADEAVEPEVCAERGRLPHPRPDGKDRYTISEVAGICGLSAHTLRWYERIGLMPHVDRSHTGQRRFTNKDLDWLDLVAKLRLTGMPVADMVRYAELVRAGEQTFPERYELLVATREDVLRRVAELRETLAVLDYKIGIYSDARRAPESA from the coding sequence ATGACCGTGACGGAGACGGAGACAGCGGACGAAGCAGTCGAACCGGAAGTGTGCGCCGAGCGGGGGCGACTGCCCCATCCCAGGCCCGACGGCAAGGACCGGTACACCATCAGCGAGGTCGCCGGGATCTGCGGGCTGAGCGCGCACACGCTGCGCTGGTACGAGCGGATCGGGCTGATGCCGCACGTGGACAGGTCCCACACCGGGCAGCGGCGCTTCACCAACAAGGACCTCGACTGGCTCGACCTCGTCGCCAAGCTGCGGCTGACGGGCATGCCGGTCGCGGACATGGTGCGGTACGCCGAACTCGTACGGGCCGGGGAGCAGACCTTCCCCGAGCGCTACGAGCTGCTGGTGGCCACGCGTGAGGACGTGCTGCGCCGGGTCGCCGAGCTGCGCGAGACCCTCGCGGTCCTGGATTACAAGATCGGAATCTACTCCGACGCCCGGCGGGCGCCGGAATCCGCCTGA
- a CDS encoding pirin family protein, which produces MLQVWRGTDRYRGGDEAAGIDTRHAFSFSGFYDPDNVGFGQLVACNEERLAPGAGFPEHPHRDVEIVTWVVEGELEHIDSTGRTSRVRAGDVQRMGAGSGVRHIERNAGSGPLCFVQMWLVPGSFGSGTDGQSGSREPEYEVVHGIADGTPFAVPHTEAMMHVRRLADGERTAVPDAAWVYVHVVRGVAEIGSGPADEDEASPGGAERERLSAGDAARITDARDLEARGAGGPVEMLMWEMQAEPGYG; this is translated from the coding sequence ATGCTTCAGGTGTGGCGGGGGACCGACCGGTATCGGGGCGGTGACGAGGCGGCGGGGATCGACACCCGGCACGCCTTCTCGTTCTCGGGTTTCTACGACCCTGACAACGTCGGTTTCGGGCAGCTGGTGGCCTGCAACGAGGAGCGGCTGGCACCGGGCGCGGGCTTCCCCGAACACCCGCACCGGGACGTCGAGATCGTGACCTGGGTGGTCGAGGGGGAGCTGGAGCACATCGACTCGACGGGCCGGACCTCGCGGGTGCGTGCCGGCGACGTTCAGCGGATGGGCGCGGGGAGCGGAGTGCGCCACATCGAACGCAACGCGGGCTCCGGGCCGCTGTGTTTCGTGCAGATGTGGCTGGTCCCCGGCTCCTTCGGCAGCGGCACGGACGGGCAGAGCGGGAGCCGCGAGCCGGAGTACGAGGTGGTGCACGGCATCGCCGACGGGACGCCGTTCGCGGTGCCGCACACGGAGGCCATGATGCATGTGCGGCGCCTGGCGGACGGTGAGCGCACGGCGGTTCCGGACGCGGCGTGGGTGTACGTGCACGTCGTACGAGGCGTGGCGGAGATCGGTTCGGGACCGGCCGACGAGGACGAGGCGTCCCCGGGCGGGGCCGAGCGGGAGAGGCTGTCCGCCGGCGACGCCGCGCGCATCACGGATGCCCGTGACCTGGAGGCACGCGGCGCCGGGGGCCCGGTCGAGATGCTGATGTGGGAGATGCAGGCGGAGCCCGGCTACGGCTGA
- a CDS encoding serine hydrolase domain-containing protein — MNSLRMIDNWPVPTAAAAVVSSEHGADAASGSGTPTVTAAHGSTSHRFALASVTKPLAAYAVLIAVEEGAVELDEPAGPEGSTVRHLLAHTSGLAFDEDKPMAEPGTRRIYSNAGFEALGDHLAKVTEIPFPQYLHEAVLEPLAMTSTELPGSPAKDGVSTADDLTRFAAELLAPRLLSRTTLDEATSVVFPGLKGVLPGYGHQSPNDWGLGFEIKDSKSPHWTGSSSSPRTFGHFGQSGTFLWVDPDAGAACVALTDRDFGQWAIDAWPPFTDAVLEELRSGAAQG; from the coding sequence ATGAACAGCCTGCGGATGATCGACAATTGGCCCGTGCCGACCGCTGCCGCCGCCGTCGTCTCTTCGGAGCACGGCGCGGACGCCGCCTCCGGCTCCGGGACCCCCACCGTCACCGCCGCTCACGGCAGCACGAGTCACCGTTTCGCGCTCGCGTCCGTGACCAAGCCCCTCGCCGCCTACGCGGTTCTCATCGCCGTGGAGGAAGGGGCCGTGGAACTGGACGAGCCGGCCGGGCCGGAAGGCTCGACGGTCCGGCACCTGCTCGCGCACACCTCGGGGCTGGCCTTCGACGAGGACAAGCCGATGGCCGAGCCGGGCACGCGCCGCATCTACTCCAACGCGGGTTTCGAGGCGCTCGGCGACCACCTCGCGAAGGTCACCGAGATACCGTTCCCGCAGTATCTGCACGAGGCGGTCCTCGAACCGCTGGCCATGACGTCGACGGAGCTTCCCGGCTCCCCCGCCAAGGACGGCGTCTCCACCGCCGACGACCTCACCCGGTTCGCCGCCGAACTCCTCGCGCCGCGCCTGCTGAGCCGCACCACCCTGGACGAGGCGACCTCGGTCGTCTTCCCCGGGCTCAAGGGTGTGCTGCCGGGATACGGACACCAGTCGCCCAACGACTGGGGCCTCGGCTTCGAGATCAAGGACTCCAAGTCCCCGCACTGGACCGGCAGTTCGTCCTCGCCGCGCACATTCGGGCACTTCGGGCAGTCCGGCACGTTCCTCTGGGTCGACCCGGACGCGGGAGCGGCCTGCGTCGCCCTCACCGACCGCGACTTCGGGCAGTGGGCCATCGACGCGTGGCCGCCGTTCACGGACGCGGTCCTGGAGGAACTGCGCTCCGGCGCCGCCCAGGGCTGA
- a CDS encoding PucR family transcriptional regulator encodes MPESTDPPANPPSDERPEHAEHPHGATLRRLEQSSGKLAAAAITRMDEQLPWYRAMPPENRSWIGLVAQAGIAAFTEWFRHPETPQAISTDVFGTAPRELTRAITLRQTVELVRTTIEVVEAAIDEVAAPGDESVLREALLVYAREIAFATAQVYAQAAEARGAWDARLESLVVNAVLSGEADEGAVSRAAALGWNAPEHVAVVLGTAPDGDSELTVEAIRRAARHAKLQVLTGVLGSRLVVVAGGSDDPLRAAKSLIGPFAPGPVVAGPIVGDLLSATRSAQAAAAGLRACAAWQDAPRPVLADDLLPERAMAGDPTARELLVEEIYRPLEEAGSALLETLSVYLEQASSLEGAARMLFVHPNTVRYRLRRVTDVTGWSPSDVRSAFTLRIALILGRLSDFGNGA; translated from the coding sequence GTGCCCGAATCCACAGACCCTCCCGCGAACCCGCCTTCCGACGAGCGCCCGGAGCACGCCGAGCACCCGCACGGCGCGACCCTGCGGCGCCTGGAGCAGTCCTCCGGCAAGCTCGCCGCGGCGGCCATCACGCGCATGGACGAGCAGCTGCCGTGGTACCGGGCCATGCCACCTGAGAACCGATCCTGGATCGGGCTCGTCGCCCAGGCCGGCATCGCGGCCTTCACCGAGTGGTTCCGGCACCCCGAGACGCCGCAGGCCATCAGCACGGACGTCTTCGGCACCGCGCCACGCGAACTGACACGGGCCATCACGCTGCGCCAGACCGTCGAGCTGGTGCGTACCACGATCGAAGTCGTCGAGGCCGCGATCGACGAGGTCGCCGCTCCGGGTGACGAGTCGGTGCTGCGCGAGGCGCTCCTGGTGTACGCACGCGAGATCGCCTTCGCCACCGCCCAGGTCTACGCACAGGCCGCCGAGGCACGCGGTGCGTGGGACGCGCGGCTGGAGTCGCTGGTCGTCAACGCCGTCCTGTCCGGCGAGGCCGACGAGGGCGCCGTCTCCCGTGCGGCGGCACTCGGCTGGAACGCCCCCGAGCACGTCGCCGTGGTACTCGGCACGGCGCCGGACGGGGACAGCGAGTTGACGGTCGAGGCCATAAGGCGGGCCGCCCGGCACGCGAAACTCCAGGTGCTCACGGGCGTGCTGGGCAGCCGGCTGGTCGTCGTCGCAGGCGGCAGCGACGATCCGCTGCGCGCCGCGAAGTCCCTGATCGGGCCGTTCGCGCCGGGCCCGGTGGTGGCCGGTCCGATCGTCGGCGACCTCCTCTCGGCAACCCGCTCCGCACAGGCCGCCGCGGCCGGGCTGCGCGCCTGCGCGGCATGGCAGGACGCCCCGCGGCCGGTGCTCGCGGACGACCTGCTGCCGGAGCGCGCGATGGCCGGCGACCCCACCGCGCGGGAGCTGTTGGTGGAGGAGATCTACAGACCGCTGGAGGAGGCGGGCTCCGCGCTCCTGGAGACGCTGAGCGTCTATCTGGAACAGGCGAGCAGTCTCGAGGGCGCGGCGCGGATGTTGTTCGTACACCCCAACACCGTGCGCTACCGGCTGCGACGTGTGACTGACGTCACCGGATGGTCGCCCTCCGATGTCCGCTCGGCCTTCACACTGCGTATCGCGCTGATTCTGGGGCGTCTCAGCGACTTCGGGAACGGAGCCTGA
- a CDS encoding ACP S-malonyltransferase, giving the protein MLVLVAPGQGAQKPGLLTPWLELPGVADRLAEWSAAIGMDLARYGTEAGEEEIRDTAVAQPLLVAAGLVSADALLEGRPVTESAGAVAGHSVGELAAAAMAGVLQPADAMTLVRARGSAMAEAAAVTDTGMSAVLGGEPEAVVAHLEKLGLTPANINGGGQIVAAGTAEQLAALVESKPEKARVIPLKVAGAFHTHHMAPAVDVLATAVEGAQVSDPVLPYVSNLDGSVVEGGPQVVQRLVNQISAPVRWDLCMETFQKMGVTALIEVCPGGTLTGLAKRGLAGVRTLALKTPDDLDAARELIAEHTQTA; this is encoded by the coding sequence GTGCTCGTACTCGTAGCTCCCGGCCAAGGCGCGCAGAAGCCTGGCCTCTTGACTCCCTGGCTCGAACTCCCCGGCGTCGCCGACAGGCTCGCGGAGTGGTCGGCCGCCATCGGCATGGACCTCGCCCGCTACGGCACGGAGGCCGGCGAGGAGGAGATCCGCGACACCGCCGTGGCGCAGCCGCTCCTCGTCGCCGCCGGCCTCGTCTCGGCGGACGCCCTGCTCGAGGGCCGTCCCGTGACCGAGTCCGCGGGTGCGGTGGCAGGCCACAGCGTCGGTGAACTCGCCGCCGCCGCCATGGCCGGAGTGCTTCAGCCCGCCGACGCCATGACGCTCGTACGGGCGCGTGGCAGCGCGATGGCCGAGGCCGCCGCCGTCACGGACACCGGCATGTCCGCGGTGCTCGGCGGCGAACCCGAGGCGGTCGTCGCCCACTTGGAGAAGCTCGGCCTCACCCCGGCGAACATCAACGGCGGCGGCCAGATCGTCGCGGCGGGCACCGCCGAGCAACTGGCCGCGCTCGTCGAGAGCAAGCCCGAGAAGGCGCGTGTCATCCCGCTGAAGGTGGCGGGCGCCTTCCACACCCACCACATGGCACCGGCCGTCGACGTACTGGCCACCGCGGTCGAGGGGGCGCAGGTCTCCGACCCCGTGCTCCCCTACGTGTCCAACCTGGACGGATCCGTCGTCGAAGGCGGCCCGCAGGTCGTGCAGCGCCTGGTCAACCAGATCTCCGCGCCGGTGCGTTGGGACCTGTGCATGGAGACCTTCCAGAAGATGGGCGTCACGGCACTCATCGAGGTGTGTCCCGGCGGCACGCTCACCGGTCTGGCCAAGCGCGGCCTCGCCGGCGTGCGGACCCTGGCGCTGAAAACCCCTGATGATCTCGACGCGGCGCGCGAGCTGATCGCCGAGCACACGCAGACCGCCTGA